One Candidatus Peregrinibacteria bacterium DNA segment encodes these proteins:
- a CDS encoding exo-alpha-sialidase: MTPFFPSHHPTLNPKTLIIGASLLGSLGVLAVFVEPNAEPNLDSTVEDVAGSPELLSLGFNNAEQIVTDEGSNGIHMAWVADQQLFFVSRNEEGVLTAKSMAEGNILLPALAQSKNQVGLAWVEKIDGENFVHVRISQDSGENFGEAKILGSGSGVSLRASGEQMSLAWHENASPLSSKIMLSVWAEKEWSEPIRVDASTQAPLWPSVAMDGSELYVTWRDNRNGYYSIWLRRSLDGGKTWEEEQNISKAISGDPDICLGAENTVWLAHHGKGNITLRQSTDGGVHFNHEESLGSGHFAHLSCNKETAAIVWEDGEAVAWAFYKNEFKKIDAGQIHDGKTAAGTAYLSPKNDFLEIFWIKITGSTPLLGNLRHQKIFFNTSQTLKKDLS; this comes from the coding sequence TTGACTCCATTTTTCCCGTCTCACCACCCGACCTTGAACCCAAAAACCCTCATCATTGGAGCCTCTCTGCTAGGAAGCCTGGGCGTTTTAGCGGTATTTGTAGAACCGAATGCAGAGCCGAATCTAGATTCGACAGTGGAAGATGTGGCGGGCAGCCCCGAGCTGCTTTCCCTGGGGTTCAACAATGCCGAACAAATTGTGACGGACGAAGGGAGCAATGGCATCCACATGGCTTGGGTTGCGGACCAGCAACTGTTTTTTGTAAGCCGAAATGAAGAAGGCGTGCTCACAGCAAAAAGCATGGCCGAGGGGAATATTCTGCTCCCTGCACTCGCTCAGTCAAAAAATCAGGTAGGCTTGGCTTGGGTAGAAAAAATCGACGGAGAAAATTTCGTTCACGTGAGGATTTCACAAGACAGTGGAGAAAATTTTGGTGAGGCAAAAATACTGGGGTCGGGATCAGGAGTGTCTTTGCGTGCTTCTGGAGAACAGATGAGCCTGGCTTGGCACGAAAACGCAAGTCCACTGAGCTCAAAAATCATGCTGAGTGTGTGGGCTGAAAAGGAGTGGAGCGAGCCCATTCGTGTGGATGCTTCTACTCAGGCTCCCCTTTGGCCATCGGTGGCCATGGATGGCAGTGAACTCTACGTCACCTGGCGAGACAATCGTAACGGATACTACTCCATTTGGCTGCGTCGCTCCCTGGACGGAGGAAAAACTTGGGAAGAGGAACAGAACATCAGCAAAGCCATCAGCGGCGACCCTGACATCTGCCTTGGAGCGGAAAACACTGTTTGGCTGGCTCATCACGGAAAAGGCAACATCACCCTCAGGCAATCCACAGATGGTGGCGTGCATTTCAATCATGAAGAAAGCTTGGGAAGCGGCCACTTTGCGCACCTGAGTTGCAATAAGGAAACCGCAGCCATTGTGTGGGAAGACGGCGAAGCTGTGGCTTGGGCCTTCTACAAGAACGAGTTCAAAAAAATAGACGCGGGACAAATTCACGACGGCAAGACTGCAGCCGGCACCGCCTATCTCTCTCCAAAAAATGATTTTCTAGAAATTTTCTGGATAAAAATAACGGGGTCCACGCCATTATTGGGCAACTTACGCCATCAAAAAATATTCTTCAACACTTCCCAAACCCTCAAAAAAGACCTAAGTTAA